The genome window AGCTAAGGAGGTTCCCAGCGCAGCCTCAGCTCGTTCTTGAATATCTTTGGCAGGGTCATCGTGTTTGGAGAAGCCGTAGCAGTGCACTGTGGGAAGGCTAGCAGCACTGCATGGCTCTCCGACCAAAAGATGCTTGAAAACATCTAAGAATTCAATAGCCAAAGCTGGCAAATTCATGACTATATGATAAGaagttttctgttctcctttcaGAAGTGGGAGCTCCTTACTTAGTTCTTCTCTTACCGGCCCCAGGAGGAAGTCCCTGCCATCCATGTTGAACACTTTTATTTTGCTGTCCACTTTGTTGAGCTTGCAGTTGTGCAAGAGCCAGTTGTAGGATTCGGGATTGAGATCGTTTGCAAATACACGGcactttttctttgctgctggaATAGCAAAAGGACCGATCCCAGCAAAGACATCGAAAAGGACATCACCGGGCTTTAAGAGCTCGACGATACGGCTGTGTTCTGTGGAAAGACGTGGGTTCCAGTAGACTTTAGAGAAGTCCAATTCATatacaatattattttctttgaccTGGAAGTCCAAAACATTTGCTTAAGTATCTGCATTCAAATTCCAGGCACGTTTAAGCATAATCTGTAAATAAGACAGCTAAAACCCAAGGTGCTTTATCAAAAGGTAATGCATTCGTTGACATTCGTGCCGTTAGTAGTAGACATCAATCTTGTATAAACTGATCGACTCATCAGAAACAGCCATAAGGAAAGTTCCAACTGTCAATCCAGATGGCTGGCTCATGCATGCCTCAATCACcaggtgaaaataaaacagcGACTTAAAAtgaccataaaaaaaaaaaatctgaggctTTTTAAGAGCTTTGTGGCTGGCTGACAAGTCCTTTATTGAAAGCAGACCTTGGGAAGATGCCTCAAGGCCTCCTTAGCTGAGTCCACATAGTAAATACGCCTCTGAGAATGATCCGGCACAAGAATGGCAACTGTCAGCCAAATTCAAAGCCACTGGGAGCCAAGTCTGCAGTTTgaaaattactgtattttatcTCTCAAATTGATAGAGTCTGGAAAGTGATCCAAACTTTGGGCTGACCACTATCTTAAGAGCAGATCtagaaagaaacagcatttattCTGATGAGGGGGGTACTCACTATACCTCGCTGTACTTGCATATGCAAGGTAATGCTCGCTTTGCACCACCACACACGAACTGTGTGACTCCGAAACAAAGCAACTTCAGGTCTAAATCACTGCATCATGTGCTTTGCCAGCACGGAACAGAGTGCAGTGTATCTGCACCCCTCGCTGTGCCGCTCAGTGGTGCGCTAGATGCATGCTTAGTGAGCTAATGCCATCTGCATGTTATTGGACCCTTGCTTCTGCCCCAATGATTCAAATGCTTTCTCTCTGAATGTACAGGATGTTCTACCAAGCtgttcaactttttttttatttggtaatCTAATGTTTTCTCTCCTAAAAGTATAGAACcattaacaggaaaaatattttttagtcCAACCACTGGCCAAGTTTCCAGCTAAGGACAAGAAGCCCTATGTGAAGAACACTTGGCAGTTACATCGCGCTGTGCAcctgaaaaatgtcaaaacagaGGAGAGACAAGGTTTGTCTCGCTGCtgacagaaaagggcaaaggcaATCTTGCTCAAGTGGCAAAGCTAAGGAGATTTGAAAACAGCGTCTTACGTTCTGTACAACCCACGGCACAAGGCTTggtgaaatgaagaaagagcATTTCCTTAGATCAAATCCACTAAATAGTTTGGCTTTAGAATCTAGGCTGTGAATGTGAGAGAATATTTATCCTCATGATCCGTGTGGTTGTCACTTTGCTCTTGGCAGACCAGGACAAATGGATGTAGAGGCAATGGCCAACACTCACACTCTAAAAGGAGTGTCAGGAACAGGCACAGTGCAAAGGAATGATCTTAGCAATATCTCTTCACCACATCTTTCTAGCAGATGCTTTTGGGTTTTAACATACATTTAACATACATTCAAAATAAGAGAATAACTTCCCCCAGTACCTTGGTTACCAGGTTGCTCTCTCCAGCGAGCACTTCCATTTGAAAATTTCTGTATGTGCTGTCAATAATGCTGGTTTTGTTCACTACGCAGGTGATGCCCGGATTCTTGTCAATTATAACTTGGCCTGAGAGAGAGGGCAAAAGATATTCTCGTTAAGGGACTACAGCCTCTACATGTTCTGCACGAGATACAAACACTGCTGACTGCAGATAAATTAACCAAAGTAAGCATGTATTCAAACAACTTTCCTCTAATGATTCAAGGTTGCAGACGTGACACCTAAGGCACGCACGTTACCTTGACCCCACAGTTGGTGAAGTGAACCTACAACTGCTGCGAGAGAACTGCTCCTTCTTGGCATCAGCATAAGGCTATTTAAAGTCAAAatataaagcaacaaaaagtgctcaaaagttttctttgtgcaagtaataatcatagaatcatataaccactaaggctggaaaagacctctaagttcatcaaccatcagcccaacaccaccatgcctattAAATCACGTCATGAAGTACCACGTCTACACCCTTTtggaactcctccagggatggtgactccaccactgccttgggcagcctgttccaatgcttcatcacttCTATTTATCAGTAGAATAATTGTTAAAATATCTTGTTAACAATTTGCAAAATATActcattgtttgttttttttattgagaAGAGTGGGTTTACCTACCAATCAAATGTCGGTAGGGCAGCTGGTGATCTCTAAGATTGAAATGAGCTATGTGGCCAACACGGCTAAATCCAGAGGTGACATCTTGACCTTCAGGAAGCACTGCTCGCAGGATCTCCTCCGACTTGAAATTCTCATAAGTCAGCTCCAAGTTATACTTGGACACCTCAGGAAGAACATTAAGCTTTTTCAATACCTCTTGTTCCAA of Phaenicophaeus curvirostris isolate KB17595 chromosome 5, BPBGC_Pcur_1.0, whole genome shotgun sequence contains these proteins:
- the TRMT5 gene encoding tRNA (guanine(37)-N1)-methyltransferase isoform X2, with translation MRTLWSLGYAARLLKTNRCRTAASNTSFPAVWMLLAQYSGRIPGPFVVVKKNRFFTMPETAVDKSYVELYSPHPEVRGMKVLDREAFKRTVVVPVLKVKKEIVNTMLKSLKHTVLQRPGLKRVVEDPEDEDSRLVILDPHKIPDFSLGELEQEVLKKLNVLPEVSKYNLELTYENFKSEEILRAVLPEGQDVTSGFSRVGHIAHFNLRDHQLPYRHLIGQVIIDKNPGITCVVNKTSIIDSTYRNFQMEVLAGESNLVTKVKENNIVYELDFSKVYWNPRLSTEHSRIVELLKPGDVLFDVFAGIGPFAIPAAKKKCRVFANDLNPESYNWLLHNCKLNKVDSKIKVFNMDGRDFLLGPVREELSKELPLLKGEQKTSYHIVMNLPALAIEFLDVFKHLLVGEPCSAASLPTVHCYGFSKHDDPAKDIQERAEAALGTSLAGRCSTYLVRNVAPNKEMLCISFQIPADVLYKRPCPEKEPASKRLCTSKEFPEEEAPS
- the TRMT5 gene encoding tRNA (guanine(37)-N1)-methyltransferase isoform X1 — encoded protein: MRTLWSLGYAARLLKTNRCRTAASNTSFPAVWMLLAQYSGRIPGPFVVVKKNRFFTMPETAVDKSYVELYSPHPEVRGMKVLDREAFKRTVVVPVLKVKKEIVNTMLKSLKHTVLQRPGLKRVVEDPEDEDSRLVILDPHKIPDFSLGELEQEVLKKLNVLPEVSKYNLELTYENFKSEEILRAVLPEGQDVTSGFSRVGHIAHFNLRDHQLPYRHLIGQVIIDKNPGITCVVNKTSIIDSTYRNFQMEVLAGESNLVTKVKENNIVYELDFSKVYWNPRLSTEHSRIVELLKPGDVLFDVFAGIGPFAIPAAKKKCRVFANDLNPESYNWLLHNCKLNKVDSKIKVFNMDGRDFLLGPVREELSKELPLLKGEQKTSYHIVMNLPALAIEFLDVFKHLLVGEPCSAASLPTVHCYGFSKHDDPAKDIQERAEAALGTSLAGRCSTYLVRNVAPNKEMLCISFQIPADVLYKRPCPEKAEPASKRLCTSKEFPEEEAPS